Part of the Vigna unguiculata cultivar IT97K-499-35 chromosome 3, ASM411807v1, whole genome shotgun sequence genome, TACAACTCATTCTTGGCCATCATTAGGAAGTTCAAGTTCATGTGAAGTGAAATCAAGCAAGGTTGATAGGAGAGAAGCAGCACTGATGAAATTTAGACAGAAAAGGAAAGAACGCTGTTTTGATAAGAAAATTAGGTATGTCAACAGAAAACGGCTTGCAGAAAGGCGGCCTCGTGTGAGGGGACAGTTTGTCAGAAAGTTGAATGGTGTTAATGTGGATCTTAATGGACAACCTACTTCCACTGattatgatgaagaagatgatgaagaggAGGAAGACAACCATGTAGCAAGAGATTTCTCTCCTCAGGATGCTTGAGAATCTCAAATTGTAACTTTTACCAAAAGGGTGAAGGACCATTGAATTTCTTTCTGCAGTGAAATTGTCCTGTTGAGGACTTGATGCTGTTCCTATTGCACTCTgcatcatcctcatcaaaacTAGTTCAAACAAACTCTTGCTGGGGTCTCAAATTTCACTTTCTCAAATGGAAGTTCCATATATCTTCCTCAAGGTGTACCTGCGCAGGTCTTGCCCAAGTGGTCGAAAGTATTATTACACTTGTTTAATCAAAACTTTTGGAACCATTATCTTAAATTTACTGTCAAACAAATTTTGCAACCAGCTCTAGCATATTCCTCTTCGTAATATTACTATGTACAAAGTGTTGTGTTATTAAGCTAGTTTATAGCGGAAAAATCCAAGTGTGAATGTAGCTGATGCTGGTTAGTTGTAGTTATTTACCCACTCGAGGGGAGAGTTGGAGGTATAACAAAACCTCTGGATAATGTTACTATTGAAGACTATTTCACTACAAAGAGACCTTCCTACCATGATGTTCTTAGCTGTTACAACATCGACGACTATTACTATCACTTTAACGActttaatgtgtttttatttgtCAAGACGTGTTTGATTTTGTCTTGTAGTTCATAGATTTTTTCCTCGACTTTTAATTTctgaaattttatcttttatacttTATCCTTATTATAGTAACTTTGTTAACTTAACATATAAATACACAAAAAGATAAACCTTTTCCGGAAGAAGAAAGTATGATTAAATTTTTCGCTAAATTACTTTTTGATCTTTATTTTTGCAAGAAATATCAcaattgttcttttttatttgtcttaatttggtcctaattttatTACGAGtaacttaatttggttattgTGATGAGTTTTTTATAAATGGTGTAAAATTTAATGTCACGtgttaatttgtaatttgtttaaatttaacattatttgtgaaaaagttatagacaaagaccaaattgaattattcttacacaaattaagattaaattgaacataaaaaaataattagaaaaccaattttatatttaacaaatataaaaactaaatgagtaattatccttaattttttttacaacatttCATCTTTCACTtaacagaataaaaaaaatccaaaattgaAATACAGAATATTTGTTTTAGGAACTGGAAgccaaatcaaattaatttcggaaagcaaaaacatatttaagactcctttaatttttgaaagGAGTAATTCCATGACAGATTAATCTTTTCGTATTTTGGAATtattaagaatataataaaaaaatgagaaacatatttataaataaatagaaattttaggATGtagtataattaatataattaaattttactgaaaatattttaatattcttcTAAACTCGTGTAGTTCCATTTTTCAACCAGTCTGACAGGACAGCCCTGGTAATTTAAATCTTCGGCCCGACGTTAGAATTCATGTCCGAACCCAAAGTTTAAGACACAAGGGGTTTAACTGCTGTCTCTAAAGTTTGGATTTTGTGGATGGGAGCATCGTATCTTCCTGGGTTAACGTACAGCTGTGGTTGATCATCACTTCACACTGCACTGTGTCTGAAGATTTAGGGTTACAGTACTGCACATAACATGTTTGATGAATTTCAAGGATGAGATTCATGACGCACGTTTTGTTCAAACCTGCATGGAAACGTTCTTGGTCTAAAGCTACGAGTACCCAGAATTTGCAAATACTTTCATTTTCCCAGTACCCCACATTGCCGTCGATATCTGTCTCTCCCCAGTTGCAAGAGCTCTCCAGCATTGTCATGAGCACTGTTGGCGGGCTAGATGATCTGGAGTTGAGCCTAAATAAGTTCAAAGATTCTTTAACTTCGCCTCTTGTAACTCAGGCTATTGATTCTAGTAAGCACGAGGCACACACTAGAAGATTGCTCAGGTTCTTTTTATGGTCTAGTAAGAATCTGAATCGTAGTTTGGAAGACAAGGATTACAATCATGCTCTTCGAGTTTTTGCTGAAAAGAAAGACTACACAGCAATGGATATTTTGATGGGAGATCTCAAGAAGGAGGGTCGAGTCATGGATGCAGAGACTTTTGGTCTTGTAGCTGATACTTTGGTTAAACTGGGAAAAGAAGATGAGGCATTGGGTGTTTTCAAGAACTTAGACAAGTATAATTGTCCTATAGATGAATTTACTGTCACTGCTATCATTAATGCCCTTTGCTCCAAAGGGCATGCCAAGAGGGCTGAAGGGGTAGTTTGGCATCACAGAGACAAGATTACAAGCGCAAAACCTTGCATATATAGAAGTCTCCTTTACGGGTGGTCTGTGCAGAGGAATGTGAAGGAAGCTAGGAGAATtattaaagagatgaaaacgaATGGGTTTATTCCAGATTTGCTGTGCTACAACACATTCCTCAGGTGCCTTTGTGAACGGAATCTTAGACATAATCCTTCAGGACTTGTGCCTGAAGTTTTAAATGTCATGATGGAGATGAGGTCTTATAGGGTTTTCCCAACCTCTATCAGTTACAACATTCTGCTTTCTTGTCTAGGGAAGACCCGAAGAGTTAAGGAATCTTGTCAAATACTCGAAACAATGAAAAATTCTGGTTGTGAGCCTGATTGGGTCAGCTATTATCTTGTGGCAAAGGTGTTATTTCTGAGCGGCAGGTTTGGTAAGGGGAAAGAGATAGTGGATCAAATGATTGGAAAAGGTTTGACGTCAAATCATAAGTTTTACTATAGTTTAATTGGTATTCTGTGTGGAGTTGAAAGGGTAAATCACGCTCTTGAACTgtttgagaaaatgaagaaaagttcaATGGGAGGTTATGGACCGGTTTATGACGTGCTCATTCCAAAGCTTTGTAGAGGAGGAAATTTTGAGAAGGGAAGAGAGCTCTGGGATGAAGCTACATCTATGGGCATCATTCTTCAGTGTTCAGAAGATGTTTTGGATCCTTCAATAACACAAGTTTACAAACCTACGAAGCCAGAAAAAATCAGTCTTGCGGACAGCTCAAAAGCCAAGTCTCCAcacaaagttaaaaaatttgttggaaaaatgaagatgagaaaaaaatatgatgcaacgaagaagaagaaaaaagttaaaaagtttACTTCAAATTAATTTGACAGTTTTACAGTTCTAGTTCCCGCTTTCTTCTTCCATTTTTCTCCAAAGAACAACTAACTTATTATTGTTGCTTGCTTATAATAGATTAATATCGTATTAGTACTACTGCAGGTTTGTGGTTATGAACTACATGCTTTGTTTTTGGATCGAACATCTTGCATGAAAATCTTTATGATCTCAGTTAAACTGCATCTTATTCTATTAGTTCATTAGCGACTCTTTTTTCCTTGGAGCATTGACAATATTTCATACAATAAACCTGGTCAGCTTAGCATCGGAAATGTGCTTCTGGCATCTTGATTAAATTTCAGGGGAAAGTTGAATTCTTATAAAGCTTGTATTTTTCCTTCTGCTTCTACTCTTTACATTTAGAATTGCACTTGTAGCTGGccaacatattattttaatatttacaatttatttgacATCAGAAACTGGTTCCTCTAGTTTTATCTAATGCCCTGTGTAGTTTAAAATTGGGCAATTGGCATTCAACAGTGAGATTGTAGGTTTAGTTATATTTCACATTATGAAGCATAAGTCTAAATTACAAAGACATTACAGGCATATGTATCCAAAAGGATAATTTAAATACGTATTTATGagtatgaaaatatttatcaaatattatctttttactttataaGAATGCTAGATGGACATGTTGGAGTGTGAACAACAATATCATTGGTCAGATGCGGAC contains:
- the LOC114177428 gene encoding pentatricopeptide repeat-containing protein At5g61370, mitochondrial, with product MRFMTHVLFKPAWKRSWSKATSTQNLQILSFSQYPTLPSISVSPQLQELSSIVMSTVGGLDDLELSLNKFKDSLTSPLVTQAIDSSKHEAHTRRLLRFFLWSSKNLNRSLEDKDYNHALRVFAEKKDYTAMDILMGDLKKEGRVMDAETFGLVADTLVKLGKEDEALGVFKNLDKYNCPIDEFTVTAIINALCSKGHAKRAEGVVWHHRDKITSAKPCIYRSLLYGWSVQRNVKEARRIIKEMKTNGFIPDLLCYNTFLRCLCERNLRHNPSGLVPEVLNVMMEMRSYRVFPTSISYNILLSCLGKTRRVKESCQILETMKNSGCEPDWVSYYLVAKVLFLSGRFGKGKEIVDQMIGKGLTSNHKFYYSLIGILCGVERVNHALELFEKMKKSSMGGYGPVYDVLIPKLCRGGNFEKGRELWDEATSMGIILQCSEDVLDPSITQVYKPTKPEKISLADSSKAKSPHKVKKFVGKMKMRKKYDATKKKKKVKKFTSN